A window from Nothobranchius furzeri strain GRZ-AD chromosome 17, NfurGRZ-RIMD1, whole genome shotgun sequence encodes these proteins:
- the rhobtb4 gene encoding rho related BTB domain containing 4 isoform X1, which translates to MWVNSGTVGRALSMDIDTDYERPNVETIKCVVVGDNAVGKTRLICARACNATLTQYQLLATHVPTVWAIDQYRVCQEVLERSRDVVDEVSVSLRLWDTFGDHHKDRRFAYGRSDVVVLCFSLANPNSLRHVRTMWFPEIKHFCPRTPIILVGCQLDLRYADLDAVNRARRPLAKPIKHTDILPPERGHEVAKELGIPYYETSIVAQFGVKDVFDNAIRAALISRRHLQFWKSHLKKVQRPLLQAPFLPPRPPRPIVGIPDPPLTDGEGPDSLFCYPLCADVLFVLQGGSSRVFAHKIYLATSCSKFYDLFTLDIGGLRTELSGEEKNGKENTKNGEEDEQSRRGAKEQAGRTKSLDIDKDGVDGGVRGLNRPQLLHQGSLRTSQSDNALPSRAQYSLGALGTGRALSGWGRGFLSVCLEHIDDPMTGRPRLMTVVAMDALIQEEPFKAVLQYLYTGSLDESRNDLMQVATIAELLEVFDLRMMVANVLNRESFMNQEITKAFHVRRANRIKECLNKGTFADVVFRLDDGCLPAHKPLLISSCDWMAAMFRGSFMESYIEEVSIPNTSVACMRGVLEFLYCGLLTPCPGLEPMELIILANRLCLPRLVAFTEQHAVDELLQQAMKGIDIDGQVLAYLELAQFHNSKQLSAWCLHHICTNYNSICRKFPKDMKAMSPENQKHFEKHRWPPVWFLKEEDRYLRSQKEREREEEILRKQHTKRGWCFWRHPSSSPHVS; encoded by the exons ATGTGGGTCAATTCCGGAACCGTCGGAAG GGCCCTCTCCATGGATATAGACACAGACTATGAGCGGCCCAATGTGGAAACCATTAAGTGTGTGGTGGTGGGGGATAATGCAGTAGGTAAGACCAGGCTAATCTGTGCTCGGGCCTGCAATGCCACGCTCACACAGTATCAGCTGCTAGCCACCCACGTGCCAACCGTCTGGGCCATCGACCAGTACCGTGTATGCCAGGAG GTGCTGGAGAGATCTCGTGACGTCGTGGACGAGGTCAGTGTGTCCCTGAGGCTGTGGGACACATTCGGGGATCATCACAAAGACAGACGATTTGCCTATGGCAG GTCTGATGTGGTGGTGTTGTGCTTCTCTCTTGCTAATCCAAATTCCCTGCGCCACGTTCGGACCATGTGGTTCCCAGAGATCAAGCACTTCTGTCCCCGAACACCCATCATCCTGGTTGGCTGCCAGCTGGATCTGCGCTATGCTGACCTGGATGCGGTTAACCGTGCACGACGACCGTTAGCAAA GCCCATCAAACATACAGATATTCTTCCTCCAGAGAGAGGCCATGAGGTGGCAAAAGAACTTGGTATTCCCTACTACGAGACCAGCATTGTTGCACAGTTTGGAGTCAAAGATGTTTTCGATAATGCCATCCGTGCAGCGCTCATCTCTCGTCGACATCTGCAGTTCTGGAAATCACACCTTAAAAAGGTCCAGAGACCCCTTCTCCAGGCGCCCTTCCTGCCTCCTCGCCCACCACGCCCTATAGTGGGCATCCCGGACCCTCCTCTCACAGACGGCGAAGGCCCAGACTCCCTTTTCTGCTACCCCCTCTGTGCAGATGTGCTCTTTGTTCTGCAGGGAGGCTCCTCTCGTGTTTTTGCACACAAAATCTACTTAGCCACATCCTGCTCCAAGTTCTATGACCTTTTCACCCTTGATATTGGTGGATTGCGTACAGAACTGAGTGGGGAGGAAAAGAACGGTAAGGAAAACACTAAGAATGGGGAggaggacgagcagagcaggagaggaGCCAAAGAGCAAGCTGGACGCACTAAGAGTCTGGACATTGATAAAGATGGAGTAGATGGAGGAGTTAGGGGTCTAAACCGACCCCAGCTCCTCCATCAGGGATCTCTGAGGACTTCCCAGAGTGATAATGCACTCCCTTCTCGAGCCCAGTACTCCTTGGGAGCACTAGGGACTGGTCGAGCACTTTCTGGATGGGGAAGGGGTTTTCTAAGTGTGTGTCTGGAACACATTGATGATCCGATGACCGGACGACCTCGTCTCATGACCGTGGTAGCCATGGATGCGTTAATACAGGAAGAACCATTCAAG GCAGTGCTTCAGTACCTATACACAGGCAGTCTGGATGAGAGTCGAAATGACCTGATGCAGGTGGCCACCATTGCAGAGCTGCTCGAGGTGTTCGACCTGCGCATGATGGTGGCAAACGTTCTGAACCGAGAGAGCTTCATGAACCAGGAGATCACCAAGGCCTTCCACGTCCGCAGAGCCAACCGCATCAAAGAGTGCCTCAATAAAGGGACTTTTGCTG ATGTGGTGTTCCGACTGGACGATGGCTGCCTGCCGGCCCACAAACCTCTCCTCATCTCCAGCTGTGATTGGATGGCCGCCATGTTCCGTGGCTCTTTCATGGAAAGTTACATTGAGGAG GTATCCATTCCCAACACCAGTGTGGCCTGTATGCGTGGGGTGCTTGAGTTCTTGTACTGCGGTCTACTGACACCTTGTCCAGGTTTGGAGCCCATGGAACTAATTATTCTGGCCAATCGGCTGTGTTTGCCACGTCTCGTCGCCTTTACCG AGCAGCACGCTGTGGATGAACTTCTCCAGCAGGCAATGAAAGGAATCGACATCGATGGACAAGTGTTGGCTTATCTTGAGCTTGCACAG TTCCACAATTCCAAACAGCTGTCAGCTTGGTGCCTTCATCACATCTGCACTAATTATAACAGCATCTGCCGCAAGTTTCCCAAAGATATGAAGGCCATGTCTCCAG AGAACCAGAAGCACTTTGAGAAGCATCGCTGGCCTCCTGTGTGGTTCTTGAAGGAGGAAGACCGCTATCTGCGCTCGCAAAAGGAGCGTGAGCGGGAGGAAGAAATCCTACGTAAGCAGCACACCAAACGGGGCTGGTGTTTCTGGAGACACCCGTCTTCTTCTCCACATGTCTCCTGA
- the rhobtb4 gene encoding rho related BTB domain containing 4 isoform X2, with protein MDIDTDYERPNVETIKCVVVGDNAVGKTRLICARACNATLTQYQLLATHVPTVWAIDQYRVCQEVLERSRDVVDEVSVSLRLWDTFGDHHKDRRFAYGRSDVVVLCFSLANPNSLRHVRTMWFPEIKHFCPRTPIILVGCQLDLRYADLDAVNRARRPLAKPIKHTDILPPERGHEVAKELGIPYYETSIVAQFGVKDVFDNAIRAALISRRHLQFWKSHLKKVQRPLLQAPFLPPRPPRPIVGIPDPPLTDGEGPDSLFCYPLCADVLFVLQGGSSRVFAHKIYLATSCSKFYDLFTLDIGGLRTELSGEEKNGKENTKNGEEDEQSRRGAKEQAGRTKSLDIDKDGVDGGVRGLNRPQLLHQGSLRTSQSDNALPSRAQYSLGALGTGRALSGWGRGFLSVCLEHIDDPMTGRPRLMTVVAMDALIQEEPFKAVLQYLYTGSLDESRNDLMQVATIAELLEVFDLRMMVANVLNRESFMNQEITKAFHVRRANRIKECLNKGTFADVVFRLDDGCLPAHKPLLISSCDWMAAMFRGSFMESYIEEVSIPNTSVACMRGVLEFLYCGLLTPCPGLEPMELIILANRLCLPRLVAFTEQHAVDELLQQAMKGIDIDGQVLAYLELAQFHNSKQLSAWCLHHICTNYNSICRKFPKDMKAMSPENQKHFEKHRWPPVWFLKEEDRYLRSQKEREREEEILRKQHTKRGWCFWRHPSSSPHVS; from the exons ATGGATATAGACACAGACTATGAGCGGCCCAATGTGGAAACCATTAAGTGTGTGGTGGTGGGGGATAATGCAGTAGGTAAGACCAGGCTAATCTGTGCTCGGGCCTGCAATGCCACGCTCACACAGTATCAGCTGCTAGCCACCCACGTGCCAACCGTCTGGGCCATCGACCAGTACCGTGTATGCCAGGAG GTGCTGGAGAGATCTCGTGACGTCGTGGACGAGGTCAGTGTGTCCCTGAGGCTGTGGGACACATTCGGGGATCATCACAAAGACAGACGATTTGCCTATGGCAG GTCTGATGTGGTGGTGTTGTGCTTCTCTCTTGCTAATCCAAATTCCCTGCGCCACGTTCGGACCATGTGGTTCCCAGAGATCAAGCACTTCTGTCCCCGAACACCCATCATCCTGGTTGGCTGCCAGCTGGATCTGCGCTATGCTGACCTGGATGCGGTTAACCGTGCACGACGACCGTTAGCAAA GCCCATCAAACATACAGATATTCTTCCTCCAGAGAGAGGCCATGAGGTGGCAAAAGAACTTGGTATTCCCTACTACGAGACCAGCATTGTTGCACAGTTTGGAGTCAAAGATGTTTTCGATAATGCCATCCGTGCAGCGCTCATCTCTCGTCGACATCTGCAGTTCTGGAAATCACACCTTAAAAAGGTCCAGAGACCCCTTCTCCAGGCGCCCTTCCTGCCTCCTCGCCCACCACGCCCTATAGTGGGCATCCCGGACCCTCCTCTCACAGACGGCGAAGGCCCAGACTCCCTTTTCTGCTACCCCCTCTGTGCAGATGTGCTCTTTGTTCTGCAGGGAGGCTCCTCTCGTGTTTTTGCACACAAAATCTACTTAGCCACATCCTGCTCCAAGTTCTATGACCTTTTCACCCTTGATATTGGTGGATTGCGTACAGAACTGAGTGGGGAGGAAAAGAACGGTAAGGAAAACACTAAGAATGGGGAggaggacgagcagagcaggagaggaGCCAAAGAGCAAGCTGGACGCACTAAGAGTCTGGACATTGATAAAGATGGAGTAGATGGAGGAGTTAGGGGTCTAAACCGACCCCAGCTCCTCCATCAGGGATCTCTGAGGACTTCCCAGAGTGATAATGCACTCCCTTCTCGAGCCCAGTACTCCTTGGGAGCACTAGGGACTGGTCGAGCACTTTCTGGATGGGGAAGGGGTTTTCTAAGTGTGTGTCTGGAACACATTGATGATCCGATGACCGGACGACCTCGTCTCATGACCGTGGTAGCCATGGATGCGTTAATACAGGAAGAACCATTCAAG GCAGTGCTTCAGTACCTATACACAGGCAGTCTGGATGAGAGTCGAAATGACCTGATGCAGGTGGCCACCATTGCAGAGCTGCTCGAGGTGTTCGACCTGCGCATGATGGTGGCAAACGTTCTGAACCGAGAGAGCTTCATGAACCAGGAGATCACCAAGGCCTTCCACGTCCGCAGAGCCAACCGCATCAAAGAGTGCCTCAATAAAGGGACTTTTGCTG ATGTGGTGTTCCGACTGGACGATGGCTGCCTGCCGGCCCACAAACCTCTCCTCATCTCCAGCTGTGATTGGATGGCCGCCATGTTCCGTGGCTCTTTCATGGAAAGTTACATTGAGGAG GTATCCATTCCCAACACCAGTGTGGCCTGTATGCGTGGGGTGCTTGAGTTCTTGTACTGCGGTCTACTGACACCTTGTCCAGGTTTGGAGCCCATGGAACTAATTATTCTGGCCAATCGGCTGTGTTTGCCACGTCTCGTCGCCTTTACCG AGCAGCACGCTGTGGATGAACTTCTCCAGCAGGCAATGAAAGGAATCGACATCGATGGACAAGTGTTGGCTTATCTTGAGCTTGCACAG TTCCACAATTCCAAACAGCTGTCAGCTTGGTGCCTTCATCACATCTGCACTAATTATAACAGCATCTGCCGCAAGTTTCCCAAAGATATGAAGGCCATGTCTCCAG AGAACCAGAAGCACTTTGAGAAGCATCGCTGGCCTCCTGTGTGGTTCTTGAAGGAGGAAGACCGCTATCTGCGCTCGCAAAAGGAGCGTGAGCGGGAGGAAGAAATCCTACGTAAGCAGCACACCAAACGGGGCTGGTGTTTCTGGAGACACCCGTCTTCTTCTCCACATGTCTCCTGA